The following is a genomic window from Mustela lutreola isolate mMusLut2 chromosome 5, mMusLut2.pri, whole genome shotgun sequence.
tatatatatatatatatatattgatatatctaGTTGGATACTAGTCAGTCATCAGGAAatcaaatctttccatttgcaatgctGTTGATGTTACTAGAAGGTATTATGATAAGAGAAAAACAGTAAATTAGGTGATGGGAATTATATGATCTCACCGACattttgaatttaagaaacaaaacagaggatcataggggaatagaggaaaaaataaaacaagacaaaatcagataaagataaACTATAAGAGGCTCTTAACATAGGTAACAAAgtcagggttgctggaggggagggaattGGAGGGATAATAGTTCCTGCTTGATGGACAGTAAgggggcacatgatgtaatgagtgcTGGGTATTATATATGACTGATGAGTCATTGACCtcctacccctgaaactaataatatattatatgttaattaattaaatttaagccaaaaaaaaaaaattagcaagctTGGCTGAGATAGAGCCATGAGGTCACTGTGCTGATCATGGAGAGAAGGGAGATAAATAACCCAGAGTCAGAGAAGATGAAAACAATGACTGAAAAATTTCTGGGAAACATAATGGATATCATTCACTCTTCTAGGAGTGCTTCCCTGAAAGCAGCAAGCATGGAGACCCCTCTCCCAAGGAAAAAGAGATGGCTGGAACAATTTCCTTTCCCCACTTCTGGGGTAGACAACCAGAGGTAAAAAACACAGGGACTACACTGGCGGACCTAACCTGTTTACATTGGATCCTACACCCCTGTATTCTGGAAATACTACCTTTCCTGGTCAAAATAGCCTTAGTTCCAGCATGGCAAGCCCCTTTCACACAAAACCAACAAAAGAACCTGTCCACACCAAGTCTACTGAATATAGAGCTCTCCTAGGCTTCAGTTCTAATAGTAATAATACCAGGTCTCATTTAACGAGCAGACCAGATCACACATAATTAGATTCCCACACTCTGATCAAGAACCAAACTGTCCACTGCAGGCAAGGACAACTTCTTCAGATGACTGGTCCAAAGTATATAGCATCCAAACACTCCAATGGACTTCATGCAGCACACACCAGAAATACCCCCTGAAGCATGAGGCCATGGAAACTATACAATTTCATTATCATAAAGTCATTACTCTCAGGGGCAGGAATCAAACAGTATTTTGTAACacagagatgaagacagagacatttacaaaagccaagatagtGTAACTaatcacaaatgaataaacacaagGTCACAGTGAGAGACCTGAGCGATATTGATAAAAGTAATAGGCCTGAAGGAGAGTTTGAAACAACAGCCATAAGGACgctcactgggcttgagaaaagaatggaagggaggcccttactgcagagataaaatggttaaaaaaaatagaaacagtcatAAAtgaaacttggggcacctgggtggcacacttGGTTAAATAGgcagctcttgattttgcctcatgtcaccatctcagggtctggagatcaAGTCTGTGCAGGTATTCACAGTCAGtgggagatttttttctctctctccctctaactttctccctgattgtgctcttcctctctaaaataaataattcttttaaaaaagaaagaaatgaaaactacagtAACTGAGATTCAAGACACACTGAATGCAATGAACATAAGGATAGAAGAAGCAtaggaatgaataagtgaaataaaaaataaaatactagaaagtaatgaaacttaaaaacagagagagagagagagagagagagagaagaattatAGAACTTGAGAAGAGTCTTAGGGAACTTAATGACTCCATCAAGCATAATGACATTCATAACATAGAAGTatcagaggaaaggagaaaaatggggCAGATGTTTATTGAGAAaaatatagctgaaaacttccctaatgtgATGAAAGAAACAGATGTcaagatccaggaggcacaaagaatcctaacaaaagcaagaaaaaagcaAGCCAAACCAACACATGCTGTAGCTAAATTCGTGAgctatagtgataaagaaaaaaagtgttaaaggaacaaagaaaacaagtctCAACCTTACAAGGGAAGACACATCCAACTAGCTCTGGATCTCTGAAGAGAAACTTGGGAAGCCAGAAGGAAGTAATATGATATATTCATcctgctgaatgagaaaaatctgtAGCCAAAAAATACTCTATTATAATAAAAGCCTGGATAAATAGAAAGAGTAATAGATTTTTCCCAGACACTCAAAAACCAAAGGATCTTGTAACCACTAAACCAAGCCTATAAGAAAGAATACAGAGAACTCTGAGTGAAAAGATAAGACCAAAAGTGTTAAAGACTAGATGGAGAAAACCttcagagaaaaatgacaaaacaagtaataaaaggGCATTAAATATATATCCATCAATAAccactctaaatgtaaatggattaaacacaCCAATAAAAAGACAGTGTGTCTTTTCATAAAgcccataaaacaaaacaaaacaaaaatattgatctatatgctgcctacaaaagtctcattttagatctaaagatACCTgtcagattgaaagtgagaggatgagaaaatatttatcatataatgGATATATTATAAAACAGATATACAATACTTTTATCAGACAATCTAGATACTAAACAGAAGACCATAACAAGATATGGATAAAAACACTATCATAATAAAATAACTATTCAAGAAGCTCTAACAACCGTAAATGTTTATACTCCCAACATGGGAAtgcctaaatatttttatatatttattaagaaacataaacattgataataataaaataataataagggacatttacaccccacttacatcagtggACAAACCAGCTAAAGAGAAAAtcaatgggacgcctgggtggctcagttggttcagcagctgccttcggctcaggtcatgatcccagcatcttgggatcgagtcccacatcgggctccttgcttggcagggagcctgcttctccctcggcctctgcctgccattctgtctgcctgtgcccgctctctctccctctctctgacaaataaataaaaaatcttaaaaaaaaaatcaacatggtaacaattactttgaaaaacaaacaggaCCAGATAGTCCTAacagatatatgcagaacattaCATCCTCAAGCAGCAGAataacattcttttcaagtgcatatgagAAATTCTCCAGAAAAGAATACTAGGTAACAAATCAGGCcataacaagacaaaaaaaaaaaaaaaaaaaaaaaaaaaaaacagaatcataccatgcatattttccaaCCACAAGGCAATGAAACTTGAAGGcaaacaccccacccccacaaaaaaaagaaaagttcataaATACATGGTGGTTAAAcaatatgctactaaacaatgaatggatcaaccaggaattcaaacaagaaattttttaaaaaatatgtggggggggggggacaagatggcgggagagtaggaggaggcgccttttcagccagAACCCCAAAGCAAGCTGATTACCTATCAAaaaactccgatcacccatgaaatcagcctgagatcagaattatacacgtctggatctctacaggggcagaagatgccagtgggcaggtaaagcagagtgggaacggtGCACTGATAtcggaaaataaacaaaagggggagggagccaccagaggcgaccagttggaaagtaataccccaatacgagcgagagtaccctgcgtctggggaccatcattaacttggagactggctgaaagcactccaaaagatcagaggattgtggggggaaattgtgggaatcggggcggctagggacaggggcttaagtccccggtcccaggacagcctccccgtcgctgaggcagagagagtgcagcagagaaaccagctcttggtccctaagccgccagcgtgCCCAGGAATGCGTGGGTTCTAGTTCCTTTGaagggatgggagccacgctggTTGGCAGAATGCGtgagccctaccacaaagcttgagatacaCGTGtatgtccctcatgctcccctgagttacaaaggccccGACGGCACTCTTTGACCTActccattgtttcaaagcctaagctgcgcgccccaaactctcccctgacagaggtgcacaaaagcccagcctggtgcttacaGACCAGCGCCCTGTTCTCAGTGCCCGAGATGCGTGCCAGACCCATAGCagcctctgaaagaggtgcgcacaagccgggcactcccagcctgggccagcggcaaaatctcagtgtgcaactgctgcttggaacctctcagGTGgttgggagctcccagacagctgcaactgccttggctttgggtacaagcaaaagatcctgtgccCCCAGGGTCtccaacttggaacctgctctgccagtggccaagggggaacttatttaggctctgcacctagactgaggcttctctctgagagggagatcagggtgcagtttgttttcctctaaaactacaaaaaccatcaaaggcggtcaaggtgagaggaaaaaaaagtgaacaagcataaaaaccgccagagaacaaaaccctgaaaaaacccattttcctcagagcccacccccttgaggggagcgggaggacttaactcaggaaacatcactgactgacaacccacgtgacaggtccctcccccagaaaacaaaccaagaaagaaaaaaaaaaaaaaaaagagagagagagagagaaaaaataagactacaagagaacaaccactacttcataggaaaacttgtattgttcactcgtttTCACTTGTTAGGGTCGAGAAGACCTCAACCCAGGGAGGCGTGGAGGAACGACACCAAGGCAGCTCTTTCTGCAACAGCAAGGGTTTTATTGTTTCAGCATGCTGGGGCTCTGCTCTGCATCATTCCTGAAAACCAGGCGGAAGCTGAGAGCCCTGGTCCAAGGGAGTATGgggtttttatgcattttttagaCAAAGGCTTGTCACAAAACCATAATCACAGTGACCTCTTTACATAACTACAGTTCCTGGTATGCTCTGCACAGTTTACATTTTTTAGCCATATCTTATCATCCGGGTGTAGCTAGGCGGCTGCGAAACTAGGACAAAGCAGTTCTCTTCTTTGTTAACCATAAGCATAATTcaagcaaggggagggaaggTCATGTTCTTATGTTTCAAAGTTCTAGCCACAAGGCTAGCAAAGCAGTTACAAAAAGCAAGTTAAGCAAGTTAGCAGAAGCTTTACACAGTTAACTCAGCCCTGGATCTCTTCATTCCCCACTTCTTCTTGTGAGTATCTCTAACCTTAGAGATTATGAACATTATCCAAGTGTAACGCTTCATACGTTGCCTTATTACCATTAACTTGATCTGTCCTATTCTATCTTGCATAAAGGCTATcaacttatttaaaatacagGGTCCTATAGTCAAAAGCAGGAGGAGAATAAGTATGGGTCCCACTAGCATGGATACAGGCCCCGATGCCGTCGACCTTGACAGCAGTTGGCGTGGTCAGCAGGATCAAGTAGGGTCCCTTCCATTGAGGCTCAAGGTTGCGTACCTGGTGTCAGCGGACGTAGACCCAATCACCTACAGAATAAGAGTGAGGAGTAACAGTACGCGGTCGGTAGGCCTCTGATAGGCCCTTCCAGATATATTTCTGGATGGCCTCCAGAGCCTTAAGTCTGGGTATCAGCATGGCGGAGGAAGTAACAGATGTCCCATATCCATGTTCAGTCATGTGTTTTAAAGGAGGGGGTCCCCCATAGAGGATTTCAAATGGGGTTAGGTTTCTCCTAGAGGGGGAAGGGGTATTGCGTGCACGGAAGAGGGCATAAGGAAGGAGCATGGTCCAATCTCTTAAGCCAGTCTCTATGGCTAATTTGGTTAAGGTATCTTTTATAGTTCTATTCATACTACCTGTCCTGAGTTCTGGGGTCTATATGCACAATGTAATTTCCAATTAAACCCCAAGACCCTGGCCAATCCCTGACTTAACCTGGGCCACAAATGCAGGTCCATTATTAGATCCTATTACCTTAGGCAGCCCAAATCGGGGAAagatctcttctaggattttcttGGCCACAACCATGGCTGTCTCCTTCTTAGTGGGGAAGGCCTTGACCCATCCTGAAAAAGTGTCTATAAAGACTAGCAGATGCTTATTTCCATATGTTGCTGGTGTTACCTTGGTAAAGTCTATTTCCCAGATGATTCCAGGCCGGTTTCCCCGGTCCTTGGTTCCGGGGGAGCCGTCTGCTCGTTGCACGTTTGTCACTGTGCAGGCTTCACAGGAGGAAGCAATGTCTTGAGCCAGTTCCTTCACCCTACCCGGAGGTAGGGACGGTAGATTTTGGTCCTTTAATAATTCCAGAAGCACTCTGGTACCTAGATGGGTGAGGCGGTGggtgaaaagtaaaaattcatttaCCTTTTCTTCTGGGGTCTCCAGCTCAGTGACTTCTTCCTATGTAGTCAGGATGTTTGTTACCGGGGGGGGTCACGTAGGGCGGCCGCTCTTGCTTCTTCGTCTGCGCGACGGTTGCCCTGGGCAACTGAGTCTTCACCTTTTTGATGTCCAGGGCAGTGTATGATGGCTATCTCCTTTGGGAGGTGGATAACCTCAAGGAGATCTATAATCTCCCGTTTGTTCTTGATTTCTTTCCCAGCGGAGGTGAGAGGTCCCCGCTGCCAGTAGATGGCACCATGTACATGAAAGTGGCAAAGGCATAGGCTGTCTGTGTACATATTTGCCCGTTGGCCTGTCGCCAGGTGCAAGGCTTGGGTTAGAGCAATAGGTTCTACATTCTGAGCAGAAGTTCCATGACTTAAGGGTGCTGACCAAACCACAGTTTGAGGCCCAACTATTGTCGCCCCTGCCCATTGCTCCCCTTGTTGTAGGAAGCTGTTCCCGTCCGTGAACAAAGTTACATCAGCATGGGGCAGGGGTCTGTCCTTGAGGTCTGGCCTCATgcctgtttcttcagccaggatATCTTGGAAGGAATGGATTATTGGGTCATCCGTCTCCTCTGGCAGGAGGGTGGCGGGATTAAGGAGCACAGGATTGCCAAAAGAGATGTGGTCTTTGTCTAACAGGAGGCTCTGATAGTGGATTATATGAGCATTGGAGAGCCAGTGGTCTGGGGGTTGCCAGATCACACTTTCCAAAGTGTAAGGGGCAGTAAGAGTGATTTTCTGCCCCAGAGTCAGTTTGTCAGCATCCTTGACAAGTAAAGCTGTGGCGGCTATGATTTTTAGGCAGTTTGGCCATCCGCCCGCAACAGGATCCAGCCTTTTGGATAGATAGGCTATAGGGCGCTTCCAGGGGTCCAGGGATTGGGTTTACACTCCTTTTGCCACCCCGTGTCTTTCATCCAGGTATAGGGTGAAGGGTTTTTCTACATCTGGTAAGGCCAAGGCAGGGGCTGAAAGCAGTGCCCGTTTTATTCCATCAAAAGCCTCTTGTTCCTTCCCCCATTCATAGGGGGCCTCATTTTTGGTAAGGGGATAAAGCCGATCAGCTAAGGATACAAAGCCAGGTATCCATAAGCGACAGAAGCCTGCCATCCCTAGGAATTCCCTTAGTTACCTTCTAGTCTGAGGAGGTGGTATTTGAGTATCAGTCTTTTTCCTTGTGTCCGTGAGCCACCGTTTACCCTCCTTGAACTTATAGCCTAGAAATGTCACTTCTAACTGGCAGAGTTGATCCTTTTTGGCAGAGGCTCGATATCCCAGGGTAGCCAGAGCCCTTAACAGGGCCTTAGTCCCATGGAGACATTCCTGCTGGGTCTCAGCAGCCAGTaggaggtcatccacatattGCAAAAGAGTCAAAATAGGATGTATTATCTTCACCTGAGCATTTATTTCCCTTAGGTCCTGAACAGGGCGATAGTCATTAGTTCCAGGTTTCTTTACAGGGAGCAAGGGAGAGTTCCAGGCTGACTGGCAAGGCACTAAGACTCCTTGTCGAAGGAGCTTGGTAATGTGAGGGCAGATGCCCTCTCGAGCTTCCTTACTCATTGGGTATTGTTTTACCTGGATAGGGGTGGCGGAAGTCTTAAGTGTCACCACTACAGGGGGTTGGGCGGTTGCTAAGCCCAAGCCCACGGTTTCAGCCCAAGCCTCAGGGAAGTCctatagccattttttttttcaagatctgGGAGGTGGTCGGGAGGGTTGGGCCTTTCAAATAGCTCGTATTCATCTTCTAGAGTGATGGACAGGGTATTTACTACAGGTGGAGTTGGTGGAGGGGAAAGATCCTTATCCATATGATGCAGGCCCACAATGGGGATGAGGAAATCTATCAAAGGCCCGGAATCAGTGAAGGTAATCCTGGCTCGCAATTTGGTCAGCAAGTCTCTTCCCAGTGCAGGGGGCAGGGCAGTCAGGGAGCACCAAAAAGTAGTGGTGTACCCTCCCATTCCCTAAATCTACCATCCGCTTGGTAGTCCAGGGGCGATATCTGCTTCCATTTGCCCCCCTGACAAGGGCCCATTTTGATGAGAGGGGCCCTAGGGCCTGCTGCAAGACTGAGTAAACAGCTCCAGTATCAACCTCAAAATCGATAGGAGTCCCCTCCACCAAAACTTTTACCCTGAGATTGGGGAGGGGATTCGAGCTCTGTCCCCCCTAATCATCATCTTCTAGAGCCAAGAGAGTGGTGGTTTGTTCCTCTTTTTAGGACATTCCTTAGCCCAGTGTCCATGCTCTTTACAGTAGGCACAGTGGTCTGAGGCCAAGTTCGGGCATCGCCTAGGAGAGTGGCCCAGGTTCCCTATCTTTCCTGAAGTCTTAGTATCTTATTTTCTACCAGTTTCTACCACTGCGGCCAGGATCTTAGTCAactctttgttccttcctttcctctttctcttttcttctttaaatctttctctttccttctttaaatctttctctttccttctttaaatctttcttgcttatcatctactttcctatagaatttcccttatttccatcactCTTAGTCACACTAAGCAGAATTTTGTacttagaaacaccttaatctctagtgaagactaaatattaaccaattgtgaactgttacaacagaattctttagatgacaaatttatgaatcagttaagcgcAAAACAcatttaccaacagatttaaatactcttagtttctttgcagttaagaagtcaaaagcacaaacctacatccagtaattaatgacttagcattttatcctgtttggttaagatctagatgtccacaatttaattccatttttcatccaagcaaaactttaaaatttcaggttaccaaagacttaaAGCTATTTCATCagttacccattaaaactttttgagacagacaattaaccatcagtttagtcatctctttgctaacaaatttaacaaataacatgaacTTATCTAACCTTCAGTAAACTtctaagtttcacatttactgctgataacttaaaagacacatCATATCTTAACAACaaacttagttccaatactgatttacatttcacctggacccactccactttgaatgtttacctgagacactaGTGCTAAGATCTGGagggggggtgttaggtccagggggtgctcttcttgctccttgaccaTGAAAAGAGACATGACGTGGTGCATGATCCATGAAAAGAGATCATaccgtggtgcatgatctagaggctagtagtcatgcaggctgcatgcagaaacaggagaagggggaaacagaagaaacaaagtgctgccaggaggcagagaaaggattcctgaCTTTGGAGCTCATAAGCctcaacagaggagcagatgccatgctttcccaccagcacatggggaggggttaagcagtaCAAGTcgggccagagaacacagggaaacttcctccgaaacaaagagagtttcggcagctgcttgggaatattccttacgatctctgtctcgagttagactaaccccagttgactccagttatagccattaacacgggaagtgagtgagggagaagcccccatatctattaggagaaacagagaaataaagtcagagtcccctttgctagggatggctcaacaacctgggtttactagaagaagacTTATTTATCATAATtaccatccaatatgtcaggagaaagtttactagctgactaatttgggcaaacacattctgcaaaagccccttagtctgggATCCTGGTGCAGaacaatgaaggcctaggtatgagccctgaaggtatcctaggtccatttgccctgtttcctgcagaggagatctaactgatagatcccactcaGGCCATGGAGTTTTACAGGatctcagtcctttcctaagttttgcaatccaaattatttccagttatagagatcagaggaggagaaaggccaGTACTGGAGGGTAAGGAGGGGGAGCTTCAAAAAGGAGGTCCTGTGAGTCTGGAAGTACAGGGGGCTTGATGTGGATTTTCAGGGGAGTCGGAGTGGGTCCGGCCGGGGGGATGGGTGCTGTTAGAGCAACGACCATCGGATTTGCGGGTGAAGGGGACAAAGGAGGTAGGATATTAGGAGCGGGAGGCAGAAAAGGCTTAACCAAGAAGGAGGATTTTCGTAGAGATCCTGCCACATCAAGATATAAGGCTCCTGGTCTGGATGTCCCTCGGGTCTGGCCAGTAGATGACGCTCTTGACCTGCAAAATCAGGGAAAGATGTAAAGACCCCTGGGGGTGGGCAGTTGACCTGGAAAGATGGTCATTCAATGGCACAGAGAGTCTGCCATTTAGTTttctttacagagagagagattatgagcTCTAGCCCGTACCTCTGACCAAT
Proteins encoded in this region:
- the LOC131831258 gene encoding LOW QUALITY PROTEIN: uncharacterized protein LOC131831258 (The sequence of the model RefSeq protein was modified relative to this genomic sequence to represent the inferred CDS: inserted 1 base in 1 codon; deleted 1 base in 1 codon; substituted 3 bases at 3 genomic stop codons), with the protein product MSKEAREGICPHITKLLRQGVLVPCQSAWNSPLLPVKKPGTNDYRPVQDLREINAQVKIIHPILTLLQYVDDLLLAAETQQECLHGTKALLRALATLGYRASAKKDQLCQLEVTFLGYKFKEGKRWLTDTRKKTDTQIPPPQTRRXLREFLGMAGFCRLWIPGFVSLADRLYPLTKNEAPYEWGKEQEAFDGIKRALLSAPALALPDVEKPFTLYLDERHGVAKGVXTQSLDPWKRPIAYLSKRLDPVAGGWPNCLKIIAATALLVKDADKLTLGQKITLTAPYTLESVIWQPPDHWLSNAHIIHYQSLLLDKDHISFGNPVLLNPATLLPEETDDPIIHSFQDILAEETGMRPDLKDRPLPHADVTLFTDGNSFLQQGEQWAGATIVGPQTVVWSAPLSHGTSAQNVEPIALTQALHLATGQRANMYTDSLCLCHFHVHGAIYWQRGPLTSAGKEIKNKREIIDLLEVIHLPKEIAIIHCPGHQKGEDSVAQGNRRADEEARAEEVTELETPEEKVNEFLLFTHRLTHLGTRVLLELLKDQNLPSLPPGRVKELAQDIASSCEACTVTNVQRADGSPGTKDRGNRPGIIWEIDFTKVTPATYGNKHLLVFIDTFSGWVKAFPTKKETAMVVAKKILEEIFPRFGLPKVIGSNNGPAFVAQVSQGLARVLGFNWKLHCAYRPQNSGQVXMNRTIKDTLTKLAIETGLRDWTMLLPYALFRARNTPSPSRRNLTPFEILYGGPPPLKHMTEHGYGTSVTSSAMLIPRLKALEAIQKYIWKGLSEAYRPRTVTPHSYSVGDWVYVRXHQVRNLEPQWKGPYLILLTTPTAVKVDGIGACIHASGTHTYSPPAFDYRTLYFK